A genome region from Fibrobacter sp. UBA4297 includes the following:
- a CDS encoding TIGR02147 family protein, whose translation MKPILNYLDYRCYMRDFYEERKKSSAFSWREFAKLAGFVSPTYLKLVCDGKTNLSKPGIQKVAKAMGLEGFERTFFENLVQLGHVKSDAEKKTVLAKILQSAKENKMHVLNADGFRFCEHPVCPIVRELAPLMPGALPSEMAAKINSEVTALDVRDTLQFLVKTGLLKKTGENSYKQTSKMVKISKDALPLTVRSMNREMGRLGFLSLDNTEVDERSVSGLTMGVDEITYRRIEREVNECRRKVAAIAGECKKINQVYRLNLQLFPLTKKVDET comes from the coding sequence ATGAAGCCCATTCTTAATTATTTGGATTATCGTTGCTACATGCGCGATTTCTACGAGGAGCGGAAGAAGTCATCCGCGTTTTCGTGGAGGGAATTCGCCAAGCTAGCCGGATTCGTCTCGCCCACGTACTTGAAACTGGTGTGCGACGGAAAGACAAACTTGAGCAAGCCCGGCATTCAAAAAGTCGCGAAGGCTATGGGTCTCGAGGGATTCGAACGAACCTTCTTTGAAAACCTAGTGCAATTGGGCCATGTGAAAAGCGATGCCGAGAAGAAAACCGTGCTTGCAAAAATCCTGCAGTCGGCCAAGGAGAACAAGATGCACGTCCTGAATGCGGACGGTTTCCGCTTCTGTGAACATCCGGTGTGCCCGATTGTGCGGGAACTTGCCCCGCTGATGCCCGGCGCGCTTCCAAGCGAAATGGCCGCAAAAATCAATTCCGAGGTTACGGCGCTCGATGTCCGCGATACACTCCAGTTCTTGGTAAAGACAGGACTTCTAAAAAAGACGGGCGAGAATTCCTACAAGCAGACTTCGAAAATGGTGAAAATTTCGAAGGACGCCTTGCCCCTGACGGTACGCTCCATGAACCGCGAAATGGGCCGTCTCGGCTTTCTGTCGCTGGACAACACAGAAGTTGACGAACGAAGCGTCTCGGGCCTCACCATGGGCGTCGACGAAATTACCTACCGCCGTATCGAGCGCGAGGTGAACGAGTGTCGCCGCAAGGTAGCCGCCATCGCCGGCGAATGCAAAAAAATTAACCAGGTCTACCGCCTGAATCTGCAACTTTTCCCACTGACGAAGAAAGTCGATGAAACCTAG
- a CDS encoding FKBP-type peptidyl-prolyl cis-trans isomerase: MKNFRCLPIIFIGGALVACGGSKPAPAVSPCIAPVAEEKTAPSAPDLNPVPEPGESHEQKVFLDNAVDRYSYALGVDFGRAVSNINVPVKLDVLMDAMRDVLDSSREILMTDSQSEAALQDLLNQMQIQKDIDEASAARKSLSDQAAFLAKNIQDPRIWVTKKGVQYLILKEGTGIKPKATDKVKVHYVGSLLNGVEFDNSVKRGAPMEFAVTSVIEGWQDLLLEMKVGEKVRAWIPSALAYGETGAPPSIPPNALLVFEVELLDVVAP; the protein is encoded by the coding sequence ATGAAAAATTTTCGTTGTTTGCCGATCATTTTTATTGGGGGAGCTCTTGTCGCATGCGGTGGCAGTAAACCTGCACCCGCTGTTAGCCCGTGTATCGCCCCGGTTGCTGAAGAGAAAACTGCCCCATCGGCTCCTGATTTGAACCCGGTGCCAGAACCTGGCGAATCCCATGAACAGAAGGTCTTTTTGGACAATGCCGTAGACCGCTACAGCTATGCGCTTGGCGTTGACTTTGGCAGGGCTGTCTCGAATATCAATGTGCCCGTAAAGCTTGATGTCCTTATGGATGCCATGCGCGATGTCTTAGATTCCTCTCGCGAAATCCTTATGACGGATTCCCAGTCAGAAGCCGCGCTTCAGGACTTGCTCAACCAGATGCAGATACAAAAGGATATTGACGAGGCGTCGGCTGCACGCAAGTCGTTGAGCGACCAGGCGGCATTCCTTGCAAAGAACATCCAGGATCCGAGAATCTGGGTCACGAAAAAGGGCGTGCAGTATCTCATCCTCAAGGAAGGAACTGGAATTAAGCCCAAGGCGACCGACAAGGTTAAAGTCCACTACGTCGGTTCGCTCCTAAACGGTGTTGAATTTGACAATAGTGTCAAACGCGGCGCTCCGATGGAGTTTGCTGTGACCTCTGTCATCGAAGGCTGGCAGGATCTGCTCCTTGAAATGAAGGTTGGCGAAAAGGTCAGGGCGTGGATTCCGAGTGCCTTGGCTTACGGTGAGACGGGCGCTCCTCCTTCGATTCCGCCGAACGCGCTTTTGGTGTTCGAAGTGGAGCTGTTGGATGTTGTAGCCCCTTAG
- the folE gene encoding GTP cyclohydrolase I FolE, which translates to MMDFKKMEDGFRMILEGMGEDPNREGLIDTPKRVAKMYAELMTSLTGEMKAEDILKTRFHEKYDEMIIVPDIEFASMCEHHFLPFTGKAHVAYIPGDCVVGLSKIPRVVEFYARFPQIQERMTRQIAELIQKVLQPKGVAVVLEASHMCMTMRGVKKPGATMVTTQLLGRFKTDEKTRAEFMSRIYAPR; encoded by the coding sequence ATGATGGATTTTAAGAAAATGGAAGACGGCTTCCGGATGATTCTGGAAGGCATGGGCGAAGACCCGAACCGTGAAGGCCTTATCGATACGCCGAAGCGTGTTGCAAAGATGTACGCCGAGCTCATGACAAGCCTTACGGGCGAAATGAAGGCCGAGGACATCCTCAAGACGCGTTTCCACGAAAAGTACGACGAAATGATCATTGTGCCGGATATCGAGTTTGCGAGTATGTGCGAACACCACTTTTTGCCGTTCACGGGCAAGGCTCACGTGGCCTATATCCCGGGTGATTGCGTGGTCGGTCTTTCGAAAATCCCGCGTGTGGTGGAATTTTATGCCCGCTTCCCGCAGATTCAGGAACGCATGACGCGCCAGATTGCGGAACTCATTCAGAAAGTGCTCCAGCCGAAGGGCGTTGCCGTGGTTCTTGAAGCTTCTCACATGTGCATGACGATGCGCGGTGTGAAAAAGCCGGGTGCAACCATGGTGACCACTCAGCTTTTGGGCCGTTTCAAGACGGACGAAAAGACCCGCGCCGAATTCATGTCCCGCATTTACGCTCCAAGGTAG
- a CDS encoding nitroreductase family protein, which translates to MNTLEAIKTRRSTRKFKAQPVELEKLQTIVEAGRFGPTGGNAQSNHFFVISDAAVIAKLKELVQSAFAAMELREDLYKSLKNSITLSRKGNYSFCYTAPVLIVVANKKEYGNNMADVACAVENMMLAANELDLGSCYINQLKWLNEDPTLLEYLRGLGLKEDERVYASVAIGYADTESGLPNRAETPRTGNEVVFV; encoded by the coding sequence ATGAATACACTCGAAGCTATCAAGACACGCCGCAGTACGCGCAAGTTCAAGGCTCAGCCTGTTGAACTTGAAAAATTGCAAACCATTGTCGAAGCAGGGCGCTTTGGACCTACTGGCGGCAATGCGCAGAGTAACCACTTCTTTGTGATTTCGGATGCGGCGGTGATTGCAAAGCTCAAGGAACTCGTGCAATCCGCATTTGCAGCGATGGAACTTCGCGAAGACCTTTACAAGAGCCTCAAGAATTCTATCACGCTTTCGCGCAAGGGCAATTATTCTTTCTGCTATACGGCGCCTGTGCTTATCGTCGTTGCGAATAAAAAAGAATATGGCAACAACATGGCCGATGTCGCCTGCGCTGTCGAAAACATGATGCTTGCTGCAAACGAACTTGACCTTGGCAGTTGCTATATCAATCAGCTCAAGTGGCTGAACGAAGACCCGACGCTTTTGGAATACCTGCGCGGCCTTGGCCTTAAGGAAGATGAACGCGTTTACGCTTCTGTGGCGATTGGCTATGCCGATACGGAATCGGGACTTCCGAACCGCGCGGAAACTCCTCGCACAGGCAACGAAGTCGTGTTTGTTTAA
- the argA gene encoding amino-acid N-acetyltransferase produces the protein MSTASDFYSQHFEVAGFIREVFGYMDRFKGQLFVLKIDDSLMDHPMFPVLMRDIALLHKAGIRIIIVPGTRNSIDAQLKAWGLETEFHNGVRLTNEEALPLVEQASLGVAQRIMSHLTASGLSGIQGNWILARSMGVINGVDYMRTGRIERIQRDLLEQLMNEKFVPIIPPIGWNKIGRAYNISSTELATELCKYLKVGKLFFIGSESGIKLEGLVTGKNTKYLEPTDNGLISAMDVDQAKELLELNSDVLDFAQMDYLMNAINACEAGANRVHLLSGEFQGSVLQEVFSARGDGTMVYANQYSSIRPATIEDIPDILRIMQDYIAKGYLVPRTQESISEKLDDYVVYSIDNSVHGCGALHAFENGMAEVAGIAVGANYRKSGIGDAIVRHLISLGRMKGYKKLFLLTTQALDWFYQLGFEDGTVDELPPSKREHYNQKRKSRILMLPLDK, from the coding sequence ATGAGTACAGCGTCTGATTTTTATTCTCAGCACTTCGAAGTTGCCGGATTCATCCGGGAAGTGTTTGGCTACATGGATAGGTTCAAGGGGCAGCTTTTTGTCCTGAAGATTGACGATAGCCTGATGGACCATCCGATGTTCCCCGTGCTGATGCGCGATATCGCCCTTTTGCATAAGGCGGGCATCCGTATAATTATCGTGCCGGGCACGCGAAATAGCATTGACGCTCAGCTCAAGGCATGGGGCCTTGAAACGGAATTCCATAACGGCGTGAGACTCACGAACGAAGAGGCGCTCCCGCTTGTGGAGCAGGCGTCTTTGGGAGTGGCTCAGCGTATCATGAGCCACCTCACGGCGAGCGGGCTTAGCGGCATTCAGGGCAACTGGATTTTGGCACGCAGCATGGGCGTCATCAACGGTGTCGACTACATGCGCACCGGCCGTATTGAACGCATCCAGCGCGACTTGCTCGAACAGCTCATGAACGAGAAATTTGTGCCGATCATCCCGCCGATTGGCTGGAATAAGATTGGGCGTGCCTACAACATTTCGAGTACGGAACTTGCAACTGAACTCTGCAAGTACCTTAAAGTCGGGAAGTTGTTCTTTATCGGAAGTGAAAGCGGCATCAAGCTCGAAGGTCTTGTGACGGGCAAGAATACGAAGTATCTTGAACCGACGGACAACGGGCTTATTTCTGCGATGGACGTGGACCAGGCGAAGGAACTTCTGGAACTCAATTCCGATGTGCTTGACTTTGCACAGATGGATTACCTGATGAACGCCATTAACGCTTGCGAAGCGGGCGCAAACCGTGTTCACTTGTTGAGCGGTGAATTCCAGGGCAGCGTGCTGCAAGAAGTATTCTCTGCCCGCGGTGACGGCACCATGGTGTACGCAAACCAGTACTCCAGTATCCGCCCGGCGACTATCGAAGACATCCCGGATATCCTCCGTATCATGCAGGATTACATTGCAAAAGGTTACCTTGTGCCGCGTACGCAGGAATCTATTTCCGAAAAACTGGATGATTACGTTGTCTATAGCATTGATAATAGCGTTCACGGCTGCGGTGCGCTCCATGCGTTTGAAAATGGAATGGCCGAAGTTGCTGGCATCGCTGTCGGTGCGAACTACCGCAAGTCGGGCATTGGCGATGCAATTGTGCGTCACCTGATTTCGCTTGGCCGCATGAAGGGCTACAAGAAGTTGTTCTTACTTACGACCCAGGCGCTTGATTGGTTCTACCAGCTTGGTTTTGAAGATGGTACAGTTGACGAACTCCCGCCTTCCAAGCGTGAACATTACAATCAAAAGCGCAAGTCCCGTATCTTGATGCTTCCGCTGGATAAATAA
- a CDS encoding alginate O-acetyltransferase AlgX-related protein — MVKVVIQTFAKGALVALFALCTLWPAQAIAASELHKQMVHDMKKCGSTTEEVACAIEGKDGWLFLQESLLNATKRWNDNTPQIIAFRDSLEARGIKLIVVPVPDKLLVVPEQYSDKAKKGIKLPQYKKWVDKLRKKNVTVIDALDKFKELHKTGSDTLMFEPYESHCTGQARLVLASMAADSIAPLLYGMNRKRYPLHDTIVDGTGNLYDLLHGEEIEYKIQEPKVVGTDGYKYRGSKKAPIIVIGDSNVGQGKSYGAQIGAYIASLTSVETFSISKVGGGNIGPQMFKGKGSFLEGKKAVVWVFDGRELYGHFKAPEF; from the coding sequence ATGGTCAAGGTCGTTATTCAAACCTTCGCAAAAGGTGCCCTCGTGGCACTTTTCGCTTTATGCACTTTGTGGCCTGCACAAGCCATCGCCGCATCCGAACTCCACAAGCAGATGGTGCACGACATGAAAAAGTGCGGCAGCACCACCGAAGAAGTTGCATGCGCCATCGAAGGCAAGGACGGCTGGCTCTTTTTGCAAGAAAGCCTGCTGAACGCCACCAAGCGCTGGAACGACAACACGCCACAAATTATCGCGTTTAGGGACTCGCTCGAAGCACGCGGCATCAAGCTCATCGTCGTTCCAGTTCCAGACAAGCTCTTAGTCGTTCCCGAGCAGTATTCCGACAAAGCCAAAAAAGGAATCAAGCTCCCGCAATACAAGAAGTGGGTCGACAAACTCCGCAAAAAAAATGTCACCGTCATTGACGCGCTCGACAAGTTCAAGGAACTTCACAAAACAGGCAGCGATACGCTGATGTTCGAACCGTACGAAAGCCACTGCACAGGCCAAGCAAGGCTCGTGCTTGCAAGCATGGCCGCCGACTCCATCGCGCCGCTCCTCTACGGCATGAACCGCAAGCGTTACCCACTGCACGACACCATTGTCGATGGTACCGGAAACCTCTACGACCTGCTCCACGGCGAAGAAATCGAGTACAAAATCCAGGAACCAAAAGTTGTAGGCACCGACGGCTACAAATACCGTGGATCCAAAAAAGCGCCCATCATCGTCATCGGCGATAGCAACGTGGGGCAGGGAAAATCTTACGGAGCACAAATCGGCGCGTACATTGCGTCACTGACAAGCGTCGAAACGTTTTCCATCAGCAAAGTCGGTGGCGGCAACATCGGACCGCAAATGTTCAAAGGCAAGGGGAGCTTTTTAGAAGGCAAAAAAGCTGTCGTCTGGGTATTCGACGGCCGCGAGCTTTACGGGCATTTCAAAGCGCCGGAATTTTAA
- a CDS encoding alpha/beta hydrolase — protein sequence MKSKILKAVVMASSLAFLNCGEDATSALNNNISSFSSSSAEEIQPGVSSDSQGGAGSEISSSSTGSAQDDPWVDPCVASSLPDACGPDTNPVLTSSSDAIATSSADAQNPASSADVQDPASSSDKAPVVSSSSETAPAVSSSSSEEKKVESSSSEEAKPKGIFLASGKEEEKDQMRVVYKTRTGWDGAGILAYPEQLSNDQKHGVVVWGPGGGTEPGAYEGMIRRLASHGFVVIALKESPGNASQAIKALDWMDQQNKDRNSPLYEKLNMNVVGCSGHSMGGLESEQAVIKDKRVLTAFLNNSGDWGGAGAKNVATDRSIAILFGEVGMEKDNAKNDYNNRDVKAPACLIEMTGGPRNSEGGYGHGSGSWDGMAATVAWMRWHLGGEDFRKADFVGNSGKYIDGNIIGKQGKWKTQCKNF from the coding sequence ATGAAATCGAAAATTTTAAAAGCTGTGGTCATGGCAAGTTCGCTTGCTTTTTTGAATTGCGGCGAAGACGCCACTTCGGCACTCAATAATAATATATCTAGTTTTTCGTCCAGCTCTGCTGAAGAAATCCAGCCGGGTGTAAGTTCTGATTCCCAGGGTGGCGCGGGGTCTGAAATCTCTTCCAGCTCCACGGGCTCGGCTCAGGATGATCCTTGGGTAGACCCTTGTGTAGCCTCCAGCTTGCCCGATGCATGTGGTCCGGATACAAATCCGGTTCTGACCTCTAGTAGCGATGCTATTGCCACTTCTAGTGCCGATGCACAGAATCCGGCTTCCAGTGCAGATGTGCAGGACCCGGCTTCCAGTTCCGATAAGGCTCCGGTCGTAAGCTCCAGTTCTGAGACTGCTCCTGCCGTAAGCTCCTCCAGCTCCGAAGAAAAAAAGGTTGAATCGAGTTCAAGCGAAGAGGCGAAGCCGAAGGGAATTTTCCTTGCAAGTGGCAAGGAAGAAGAAAAGGATCAGATGAGGGTTGTCTACAAGACGCGTACCGGTTGGGATGGCGCAGGCATCCTTGCTTATCCAGAACAGCTTTCCAACGACCAGAAGCACGGTGTTGTCGTATGGGGGCCAGGTGGCGGTACTGAACCGGGTGCCTACGAGGGCATGATTCGCAGGCTTGCATCGCATGGCTTTGTGGTGATTGCGCTTAAGGAATCTCCGGGTAATGCGTCCCAGGCAATCAAGGCTCTTGACTGGATGGATCAGCAGAACAAGGACCGCAATAGCCCGCTTTACGAAAAGCTCAACATGAATGTTGTCGGTTGTTCCGGGCACTCTATGGGCGGCCTTGAATCTGAACAGGCTGTCATTAAGGATAAGCGCGTGCTCACGGCGTTCCTCAACAATAGTGGCGACTGGGGCGGTGCCGGTGCAAAGAATGTTGCGACTGATCGCTCGATTGCAATCCTCTTTGGTGAAGTCGGCATGGAAAAGGATAACGCCAAGAACGATTACAACAACCGCGACGTCAAGGCGCCAGCCTGCCTGATTGAAATGACGGGTGGTCCGCGTAACAGCGAAGGCGGCTACGGCCACGGTTCCGGCTCCTGGGACGGCATGGCTGCAACAGTTGCCTGGATGCGTTGGCATCTCGGTGGTGAAGACTTCCGCAAGGCGGATTTCGTGGGTAATAGCGGCAAGTATATTGATGGCAACATCATCGGCAAGCAGGGCAAATGGAAGACCCAGTGCAAGAACTTCTAA
- the glgA gene encoding glycogen synthase: MNAAILTNEFPPEIYGGAGIHVKFLSQELSKLCHIEARCFGAQNDDADNIRAIGFSQKLEHNPADERFKKILKPLDINLQWMSSLKDIDVIHCHTWYSHFGGVVASRLLQCPLILTTHSLEPHRPWKAEQLGDGGYNMSCWIERTAYEAADGVIAVSEGMKRDVMKLYGVPEDRVKVIYNGIDPDFYKPTFDEEILKKWGVDPKRPFVLFVGRITRQKGISQLIQAIPQIDKNAQVVLCAGAPDTQELADECKHLIEEVQKTRDGVVWIQDAVPHTELRVLYSHATVFATPSLYEPFGIINLEAMSCGTPVVGSAVGGIPEIIVDGETGYLVPLKAVSETNFEPADPKAFQTDFANKLNKILENPELAKKMGEVSRKRAIDVFSWKTIAKQTFDFYQECIERYKREGKRV; encoded by the coding sequence ATGAATGCTGCTATCCTTACTAATGAATTTCCGCCAGAAATCTATGGCGGTGCAGGTATCCACGTCAAATTCCTCAGTCAAGAACTTTCCAAGCTCTGCCACATCGAAGCACGTTGCTTTGGTGCGCAGAATGACGATGCAGACAATATCCGAGCCATTGGTTTTAGCCAGAAGCTAGAACATAATCCGGCAGACGAACGTTTCAAGAAAATCTTGAAGCCGCTCGATATTAATTTGCAGTGGATGTCCTCGCTCAAGGATATCGATGTGATTCATTGCCATACATGGTACAGCCATTTTGGCGGCGTGGTCGCAAGTCGCCTTTTGCAGTGCCCGCTGATTCTCACGACGCATTCGCTCGAACCGCACCGTCCGTGGAAGGCCGAACAGCTCGGTGACGGCGGCTATAACATGAGCTGCTGGATTGAACGCACCGCTTACGAAGCGGCGGACGGCGTGATTGCTGTGAGCGAGGGCATGAAGCGCGATGTAATGAAGTTGTACGGAGTACCGGAAGACCGCGTGAAGGTGATTTACAACGGTATCGACCCGGACTTTTACAAGCCGACTTTCGACGAAGAAATCTTGAAGAAATGGGGCGTGGATCCGAAGCGTCCGTTCGTGCTCTTTGTGGGCCGCATTACGCGCCAGAAGGGCATCAGCCAGCTCATTCAGGCTATCCCGCAGATCGACAAGAACGCGCAGGTGGTGCTTTGCGCAGGGGCTCCCGACACGCAGGAACTTGCCGACGAATGCAAGCACCTGATTGAAGAAGTCCAGAAGACGCGCGATGGCGTCGTTTGGATTCAGGACGCTGTGCCTCACACGGAACTTCGCGTGCTCTACAGCCATGCCACCGTTTTTGCAACGCCGTCGCTTTATGAACCGTTCGGCATTATCAATCTCGAAGCCATGAGCTGTGGAACGCCTGTCGTTGGCTCTGCTGTCGGTGGCATTCCGGAAATCATCGTCGATGGCGAAACGGGTTACCTCGTGCCGCTCAAGGCTGTGTCCGAGACGAACTTTGAACCGGCCGACCCGAAGGCTTTCCAGACGGACTTTGCGAATAAGCTTAACAAAATTCTTGAGAATCCTGAACTTGCAAAGAAGATGGGCGAAGTCAGCCGCAAGCGCGCCATTGACGTGTTCAGCTGGAAGACCATTGCCAAGCAGACATTCGACTTTTATCAGGAATGCATCGAACGCTACAAGCGCGAAGGAAAGCGCGTTTAA
- the folD gene encoding bifunctional methylenetetrahydrofolate dehydrogenase/methenyltetrahydrofolate cyclohydrolase FolD — translation MAALILDGKALAKTTEEELSARVAKLKEKTGKTPILATILVGDDPASATYVKMKGNACARVGMESIRVVMDKNTTTEELLGKIQELNENPNVHGILLQHPVPRHIDERAAFEAIDARKDVDGVTCLGFGRMSMGEKAYGCATPAGIMRLLKAYNIPLSGKHAVVVGRSAILGKPMAMMLLNANCTVTICHSKTENLPEFVKQADILVGAVGKPEFIKKSWIKPGAVVVDAGYHPGGVGDIEKGLEEVASAYTPVPGGVGPMTINTLIYQSVESGESLIK, via the coding sequence ATGGCAGCACTCATTTTAGACGGCAAGGCTCTTGCCAAGACTACTGAAGAAGAACTCAGCGCCCGCGTGGCAAAGCTCAAGGAAAAGACCGGCAAGACCCCGATTCTTGCGACGATTCTCGTGGGCGACGATCCGGCAAGCGCCACTTACGTCAAGATGAAGGGCAATGCCTGCGCCCGCGTGGGCATGGAAAGCATCCGCGTGGTGATGGACAAGAATACCACGACCGAAGAGCTCCTGGGCAAGATTCAGGAACTCAACGAAAACCCGAACGTGCACGGCATTCTCTTGCAGCACCCGGTTCCGCGCCACATCGATGAACGTGCCGCATTCGAAGCCATCGACGCCCGCAAGGACGTGGACGGCGTGACCTGCCTCGGCTTTGGCCGCATGTCCATGGGCGAGAAGGCTTACGGTTGCGCAACGCCGGCCGGCATTATGCGCCTCCTCAAGGCTTACAACATTCCGCTTTCTGGCAAGCACGCTGTAGTCGTTGGCCGTAGCGCCATCCTCGGAAAGCCGATGGCCATGATGCTCCTCAACGCGAACTGCACCGTCACCATTTGCCACAGCAAGACCGAAAACCTTCCGGAATTCGTGAAGCAGGCAGACATTCTCGTGGGTGCAGTCGGCAAGCCGGAATTCATCAAGAAGTCCTGGATCAAGCCGGGTGCAGTCGTCGTGGACGCAGGTTACCATCCGGGCGGCGTCGGCGATATCGAAAAAGGCCTCGAAGAAGTCGCTTCCGCATACACTCCGGTTCCGGGCGGTGTAGGCCCGATGACCATCAACACCCTCATCTACCAGAGCGTGGAATCCGGAGAATCATTGATTAAATAG
- a CDS encoding FISUMP domain-containing protein has translation MKMLKTLNSLPIVASFLAIAFFDACSETENPQDAGVWEDEPAIAINESSSSSENSSSSLLEIKSSSSVVEESSSSVKMESSSSYNVGINFPINHGCGIAPKVYTDPLETMPTAKAAKIKAGSAKEPSYAAIMMKDEKYGVLSAFVEKRLEVLEKQGAAHDSAWIQAAEELLQELGLDSLLADRHMPVYYMEYTLFYLYGSGSNQLKAHLVDDFADGKLEPKNYCFSNKPYDKFDQVAFNFMPIGCVYDEHEILDPEAIIKNIWRKCSGMPYCSDALVGKFNKDSSLICKSSRYYAYTINDDTYTNWEIASPLDVETSGNPCDADGKFIVSRKNPDRSYICTADSGWDSTTTVKIEMKQIPCDTVGALFKSKLNPGGVYICRDTVWTGEYLWNREYTLNAWDKATPFEAEVADVPCEKNGEMIKSVVAPDSFHICRDGIWGLATRLERETYKIPCDEEGKHFESQELQSMYYVCHEGKWHQFDEITCENGARYSTANEKDKKYKTNYACKDGKWYSSKDESWEIPYELYFNPNIEYGSFSDPRDGRTYRTIGYRGTTWMAENLKYQGTPETFEVDKKYCKSDNCKNSGYYYTINAAEQACPEGWRFPTNNEVALLSTPDDSEEVSVSSTRKLFNALFSQMNSLGLGYDGLDKYGLSFTKTGLFNREVYVNSDYQYFWIQDTGESEITLAEITTYAIDLSNRFYSVRNDIKAPVRCVKE, from the coding sequence ATGAAAATGTTGAAAACTTTGAATAGCCTACCGATTGTCGCATCGTTCCTTGCCATCGCATTTTTCGACGCCTGCTCCGAAACCGAAAACCCGCAGGACGCCGGCGTTTGGGAAGACGAACCCGCCATTGCGATTAATGAAAGTTCGTCCAGTTCAGAAAATTCGTCTAGTTCACTTTTGGAAATCAAATCCTCGAGTTCTGTCGTGGAGGAAAGCAGTTCCTCGGTGAAAATGGAGTCATCAAGTTCATACAACGTCGGAATAAACTTTCCGATAAACCACGGATGCGGAATAGCACCCAAAGTCTACACAGACCCACTGGAAACAATGCCCACTGCGAAAGCAGCAAAGATAAAAGCGGGATCCGCCAAGGAGCCCTCGTACGCAGCCATTATGATGAAAGATGAGAAATATGGAGTCCTGAGCGCCTTTGTCGAAAAACGTCTCGAGGTTCTTGAAAAACAAGGAGCAGCACACGATTCCGCTTGGATACAGGCGGCAGAAGAACTGTTGCAAGAACTCGGTCTAGACTCCCTACTTGCCGATCGCCATATGCCGGTATATTATATGGAATATACCTTGTTCTACCTTTACGGAAGTGGCAGCAATCAATTGAAAGCGCATTTGGTCGACGATTTTGCCGACGGCAAGCTTGAACCGAAAAACTACTGCTTCAGTAATAAGCCTTACGATAAATTTGACCAAGTTGCCTTTAATTTCATGCCCATAGGATGCGTATACGATGAACACGAGATTTTGGACCCGGAAGCCATCATCAAGAACATCTGGCGCAAGTGCTCTGGAATGCCGTACTGCAGCGATGCGCTGGTCGGGAAGTTCAATAAAGACAGTTCACTAATTTGCAAAAGTAGCAGGTATTACGCTTATACCATAAATGACGATACCTATACCAATTGGGAAATAGCCTCACCACTGGATGTCGAAACGTCGGGAAACCCCTGCGACGCCGACGGCAAGTTCATCGTGAGCCGCAAGAACCCCGATCGCTCCTATATTTGCACAGCCGATAGTGGATGGGATTCAACAACGACCGTCAAGATCGAAATGAAGCAAATCCCGTGCGATACAGTAGGAGCATTGTTCAAGAGCAAACTGAATCCTGGAGGGGTTTATATTTGTAGGGATACCGTCTGGACCGGGGAATATCTCTGGAATCGAGAATATACCCTAAATGCATGGGACAAGGCGACTCCTTTTGAAGCCGAAGTCGCGGACGTTCCCTGTGAAAAAAATGGGGAAATGATAAAAAGCGTCGTGGCTCCGGATTCATTCCATATTTGTAGGGACGGCATTTGGGGATTAGCCACCCGCTTGGAAAGGGAAACCTACAAGATCCCATGCGACGAAGAGGGCAAACATTTCGAAAGCCAAGAACTCCAATCTATGTATTATGTGTGCCATGAAGGCAAATGGCATCAATTTGACGAAATCACTTGCGAAAATGGCGCAAGGTACTCTACGGCCAATGAAAAGGACAAAAAATACAAGACGAATTATGCCTGCAAAGACGGAAAGTGGTATTCAAGCAAAGACGAATCCTGGGAAATTCCATACGAACTTTATTTCAATCCCAACATTGAATACGGCTCGTTTTCAGATCCGAGAGATGGCCGCACCTATCGTACCATTGGCTACCGAGGAACAACATGGATGGCCGAAAATCTCAAGTATCAAGGAACTCCAGAAACCTTTGAAGTTGACAAAAAATACTGCAAAAGTGACAATTGCAAAAATTCAGGTTACTACTATACCATAAATGCTGCGGAACAAGCCTGCCCGGAGGGATGGAGATTCCCGACAAATAACGAAGTTGCACTTCTAAGTACTCCTGACGACTCAGAAGAAGTTAGTGTGTCCTCGACGCGAAAGTTGTTCAATGCATTGTTCTCACAGATGAATAGCTTGGGCCTTGGCTATGATGGATTGGATAAATATGGACTGAGTTTCACCAAGACCGGCCTATTTAATAGAGAAGTCTATGTGAATAGCGACTATCAGTACTTCTGGATCCAGGATACCGGAGAAAGTGAAATAACGCTAGCGGAAATAACAACCTACGCGATAGACTTGTCTAACAGATTCTACAGTGTCAGGAATGACATCAAGGCTCCCGTCCGCTGCGTCAAGGAATAA